A window of the Nitrospira sp. genome harbors these coding sequences:
- a CDS encoding DUF2062 domain-containing protein, giving the protein MNHQPSVRGARSFRALLRQVLHLQESPQRTALAFALGVFIAFSPAYGLHTAMVVLCTWLFGLNFLALFTGALINNPWTIIPILGATYWTGALLLGRADVPNFDWHDLSFSGIYEQVLPYAAPFILGGLVLSLLGALLSYPAAYLFFHKHRSTPAKPSAKPLPPSDQVG; this is encoded by the coding sequence ATGAATCACCAACCGTCGGTGCGAGGGGCCCGATCATTCCGCGCACTCTTACGTCAAGTGCTCCACTTGCAGGAGTCACCCCAACGCACCGCGCTGGCATTTGCGCTGGGCGTCTTCATCGCATTCTCACCCGCCTATGGCCTGCACACAGCGATGGTCGTGCTGTGCACCTGGCTGTTCGGACTCAATTTCTTGGCCTTGTTCACCGGTGCCTTGATCAACAATCCCTGGACCATCATTCCCATCTTAGGTGCAACCTACTGGACCGGTGCCTTGCTCTTGGGACGGGCCGATGTGCCGAATTTTGACTGGCACGATCTGAGTTTCAGCGGCATCTACGAACAAGTGCTTCCTTACGCAGCCCCTTTCATCCTCGGAGGACTCGTTCTCAGCCTGCTCGGGGCCTTGTTGTCCTATCCAGCCGCCTACTTGTTTTTCCACAAACATCGCTCCACGCCCGCCAAACCCTCAGCCAAACCGTTGCCGCCGTCCGACCAGGTGGGCTAA